One region of Anaeromyxobacter paludicola genomic DNA includes:
- a CDS encoding pepsin/retropepsin-like aspartic protease family protein, which translates to MTTETIPLEFEGGHVLLNLGGVRTFLDTGSQFSFGDVPSLRLLGRDHPIQPDLLGQATIASLRSGLQSHTPLPRSAVFDALVGLDVLRGTTLEFNWSAKELRVTASSQHSNGSAVPHLPMGTIEVNGKTVTAALDTGAWRSYLVPELAEEVPRTGAFEDYNPILGVLRPELVRTRTVFLGQEQTLDLGVAPPRLAELIRTMGASVLVGNDLMSHVPRLTMEIF; encoded by the coding sequence ATGACCACTGAAACGATTCCACTCGAGTTCGAGGGCGGGCACGTTCTGCTGAACCTCGGCGGGGTTCGCACGTTCCTCGACACCGGTTCTCAGTTCAGCTTCGGAGACGTACCTTCGCTCCGGCTGCTCGGCCGGGACCACCCGATCCAGCCGGACCTGCTCGGGCAAGCGACGATCGCTTCGCTGCGAAGCGGGCTGCAGAGTCACACCCCGCTACCGAGGAGCGCCGTCTTCGATGCCCTCGTCGGTCTCGACGTACTCAGAGGGACGACGTTGGAGTTCAACTGGTCTGCCAAGGAGCTACGGGTGACGGCCTCCAGCCAGCACTCGAACGGGAGCGCCGTTCCCCACCTGCCGATGGGCACCATCGAGGTGAACGGCAAGACCGTCACTGCTGCGCTCGATACCGGCGCGTGGCGTTCGTACCTCGTGCCAGAGCTGGCCGAGGAAGTGCCCCGGACCGGCGCCTTCGAGGACTACAATCCGATCCTGGGCGTGTTGCGGCCGGAGCTGGTGCGGACCCGAACGGTCTTCCTCGGACAAGAGCAAACGCTGGACCTCGGGGTGGCACCGCCCCGCCTCGCCGAACTCATCAGGACGATGGGGGCGTCGGTGCTCGTCGGGAACGACCTGATGTCGCACGTGCCCAGGCTGACGATGGAGATCTTCTAG
- the metK gene encoding methionine adenosyltransferase, translating into MSYDLRTSESVSEGHPDKVADLISDTILDAALRDNRQARVAVEALVTRGRVVLAGEVGGLSKPLDYAALARGAIREIGYLEGDFSADEVFVETLVHEQSPEIAAAVAGSDGEEGAGDQGIMFGYACKETPELMPAPIHFAHRIVERLASLRKAGEPRLKPDAKCQVTVEYVDGVPQRAHTVVVSHQHAPDFKGAPLEALVREVVRMVLPPGWFDANTRLLVNPSGSFVQGGPAVDTGLTGRKIIVDTYGGAAPHGGGAFSGKDPSKVDRSAAYAARWLAKNVVASGLADRCLIQLAYAIGVAKPVAVRVETFGSGPEADWTIARAIERCVDLTPRAIRERLGLDFPRYAPTAAYGHFGRRPVFWGTFSWEKIDLIDPLLQNLA; encoded by the coding sequence ATGAGCTACGACCTCCGCACCAGCGAATCGGTCTCCGAGGGCCACCCGGACAAGGTGGCCGACCTCATCTCCGATACCATCCTCGACGCCGCGCTCCGAGACAACCGGCAGGCGCGCGTGGCGGTGGAGGCGCTGGTCACGCGCGGACGAGTCGTTCTGGCCGGCGAGGTCGGCGGCCTCTCGAAACCGCTCGACTACGCGGCCTTAGCCCGGGGCGCGATCCGGGAAATCGGCTACCTGGAAGGCGACTTCTCCGCCGACGAGGTCTTCGTGGAGACCTTGGTCCACGAGCAGTCGCCGGAGATCGCCGCCGCGGTCGCGGGCTCCGATGGCGAGGAGGGCGCGGGCGACCAGGGCATCATGTTCGGCTACGCCTGCAAGGAGACGCCGGAGCTGATGCCGGCGCCCATCCACTTCGCCCACCGCATCGTCGAGCGGCTCGCTTCGTTGCGCAAAGCAGGTGAGCCGCGGCTCAAGCCGGACGCGAAGTGCCAGGTCACCGTCGAATACGTGGACGGCGTTCCGCAGCGCGCCCACACGGTCGTGGTCTCGCACCAGCACGCGCCCGACTTCAAGGGGGCGCCGCTCGAGGCGCTGGTGCGCGAGGTGGTCCGGATGGTGCTGCCCCCGGGTTGGTTCGACGCCAACACGCGCCTGCTCGTGAACCCCTCCGGCTCATTCGTCCAGGGCGGGCCGGCGGTCGACACGGGACTTACCGGGCGCAAGATCATCGTGGACACCTACGGCGGGGCGGCGCCCCACGGCGGCGGCGCCTTCTCCGGCAAGGATCCGAGCAAGGTGGACCGATCGGCCGCCTACGCCGCGCGCTGGCTCGCCAAGAACGTGGTCGCCTCCGGCCTCGCCGACCGCTGCCTCATCCAGCTCGCCTATGCCATCGGGGTGGCCAAGCCGGTCGCCGTCCGGGTGGAAACCTTCGGGAGCGGACCCGAGGCCGACTGGACCATCGCCCGCGCCATCGAGCGGTGCGTGGACCTCACCCCGCGCGCCATCCGCGAGCGACTCGGCCTCGACTTCCCCAGGTACGCGCCGACCGCCGCCTACGGCCACTTCGGGCGGCGTCCAGTGTTCTGGGGGACCTTCAGCTGGGAGAAGATCGACCTCATCGACCCCCTTCTCCAGAACCTCGCCTAG
- a CDS encoding helix-turn-helix transcriptional regulator translates to MRTSRTRYPPDGWAEQASLQPLARACLSGRLARIRYRAADGEVTEREVAVLGLGWRHDGWLFAAFCQLRGSFRLFRADRVLSATVTRRPAPATPGHFDARAFASAELVEPPNAPTRRVAIRLTLPIAQVAGALLPTALAEQLADGGQLCHLRTTSLEGIAGLVLSLGRFAQATSPPELRSIVEGFSAALARQREREVPEA, encoded by the coding sequence ATGAGGACGTCGCGGACGCGATACCCGCCCGACGGGTGGGCCGAACAGGCCTCGCTGCAACCGCTGGCCCGCGCCTGTCTGAGTGGTCGATTAGCCCGCATCCGCTACCGAGCAGCCGACGGCGAGGTGACCGAGCGGGAGGTGGCGGTGCTCGGGCTGGGCTGGCGGCACGACGGCTGGCTCTTCGCGGCCTTCTGCCAGCTACGCGGGAGCTTCCGGCTCTTCCGCGCGGACCGCGTGCTGTCGGCCACGGTGACGCGGCGGCCGGCGCCCGCCACTCCCGGCCACTTCGACGCCCGCGCCTTCGCCAGTGCGGAGCTGGTCGAGCCACCCAACGCCCCTACCCGCCGCGTCGCCATACGGCTCACGCTGCCCATCGCCCAGGTCGCTGGCGCCCTCCTGCCCACGGCACTCGCGGAGCAGCTCGCCGATGGCGGGCAGCTATGCCACCTGCGCACCACCTCGCTGGAAGGGATCGCCGGCCTCGTCCTGTCGTTGGGACGATTCGCCCAGGCCACCTCACCGCCCGAGCTCCGGTCGATCGTGGAGGGCTTCTCCGCCGCCCTGGCCCGCCAGCGCGAGCGCGAGGTGCCCGAAGCGTGA
- a CDS encoding helix-turn-helix transcriptional regulator, which yields MSWERIREEFSEEYGGSDDAAERKWSRDKDALREVGIPVECIKGDGELKDGYLIRPDAFRLRDLRLTSDEATTLWTAGRAALIDGNPWRDQVATALDKLRVACRALPPSSSGLPIRHATTPRERSRQVLARLGAALKGRKRLTLDYFTAARNEVTRRDVDLYGFALRRGTWLFAGFCHLRKERRVFYVDHVRELTVNAKRPAEHDYEIPGDFDITTYSSQQTWDYLVHAPLEAEVRLRGPLAPLAAQLLLGAAVTASGSESLARLKVRNLEALVRYVLSLGPDAELVSPEAGRQRAREMLDGLAARLGSEGRLA from the coding sequence GTGAGCTGGGAGCGCATCCGAGAGGAGTTCTCCGAGGAGTACGGCGGGAGCGACGACGCGGCCGAGCGCAAGTGGTCCCGCGACAAGGACGCGCTCCGGGAGGTCGGCATCCCGGTCGAGTGCATCAAGGGGGACGGCGAGCTGAAGGACGGCTACCTCATCCGGCCCGACGCCTTCCGGCTGCGCGATCTGCGGCTCACCTCCGACGAGGCGACCACGCTCTGGACCGCCGGGCGGGCCGCCCTCATCGACGGCAACCCGTGGCGCGACCAGGTGGCCACCGCCCTCGACAAGCTGCGCGTCGCCTGCCGCGCGCTGCCGCCGTCGTCGAGCGGCCTGCCCATCCGGCACGCCACGACGCCGCGCGAGCGGTCGCGCCAGGTGCTCGCCAGGCTCGGCGCGGCGCTCAAGGGCCGCAAGCGGCTCACCCTGGACTACTTCACCGCCGCCCGGAACGAGGTCACCCGCCGCGACGTGGACCTCTACGGCTTCGCGCTGCGGCGCGGCACCTGGCTCTTCGCCGGCTTCTGCCACCTCCGCAAGGAGCGGCGCGTGTTCTACGTGGATCACGTGCGAGAGCTCACCGTGAACGCGAAGCGGCCCGCGGAGCACGACTACGAGATCCCGGGCGACTTCGACATCACCACCTACTCGAGCCAGCAGACCTGGGACTACCTCGTGCACGCGCCGCTCGAGGCGGAGGTCCGGCTGCGGGGGCCGCTCGCGCCCCTCGCCGCCCAGCTCCTCCTCGGCGCCGCCGTCACAGCGTCCGGGTCCGAGTCGCTGGCCCGGCTCAAGGTCCGCAACCTGGAGGCGCTCGTGCGTTACGTCCTGTCGCTCGGGCCCGACGCCGAGCTCGTGTCGCCGGAGGCGGGCCGGCAGCGCGCGAGAGAGATGCTCGACGGCCTCGCGGCCCGGCTCGGCAGTGAGGGGAGGCTCGCGTGA
- a CDS encoding helix-turn-helix transcriptional regulator codes for MKLERLRRLLLLIPLARRHGEAGIPVAEALAALELESAEQLYEDIELLCGVGTPDGSPDEFVEVYVENDRIRVVLPQGLTDPPRFTAVEGAALLAALKPLAGAGIGPVESAAQKLSAAMPALQEDELELRLLHRTTAIEVPPPPGFRELLLEAVEKRLVVEVDYFALAEGEAAHKRLEPHAVLLNGGRWYLSAWNPEKSAEHLYRLDRMSAVRVGTRCFGEHKGPPIERYDGLEHLYIPSGAERDVAVRFTGGAAPLALQTWGESAVKSDDGSVSVRVYLAGLNYIASWVLGYGGEAEVMGPAAPREALAKRVAELRGVYSTSQAG; via the coding sequence GTGAAGCTCGAACGTCTGCGGCGCCTGCTGCTCCTCATCCCGCTGGCCCGCCGCCACGGCGAGGCCGGCATCCCAGTGGCCGAGGCCCTCGCCGCGCTGGAGCTCGAGAGCGCGGAGCAGCTCTACGAGGACATCGAGCTCCTCTGCGGCGTCGGCACCCCCGACGGCAGCCCCGACGAGTTCGTCGAGGTCTACGTCGAGAACGACCGGATCCGGGTCGTCCTGCCCCAGGGGCTCACCGACCCCCCACGCTTCACCGCCGTGGAGGGCGCCGCGCTGCTGGCGGCGCTGAAGCCGCTCGCCGGAGCCGGAATCGGCCCTGTCGAGTCGGCCGCGCAGAAGCTCTCGGCCGCGATGCCCGCGCTCCAAGAGGACGAGCTCGAGCTTCGCCTCTTGCACCGGACCACCGCCATCGAGGTGCCCCCTCCCCCCGGCTTCCGCGAGCTGCTGCTGGAGGCCGTCGAGAAGCGGCTCGTGGTCGAGGTGGACTACTTCGCGCTCGCCGAGGGCGAGGCCGCGCACAAGCGGCTCGAGCCGCACGCGGTGCTGCTGAACGGGGGGCGCTGGTACCTCTCCGCCTGGAACCCCGAGAAGAGCGCCGAGCACCTGTACCGGCTCGACCGCATGAGCGCCGTGCGCGTGGGTACGCGCTGCTTCGGCGAGCACAAGGGACCGCCCATCGAGCGCTACGACGGGCTCGAGCACCTCTACATCCCCTCCGGCGCAGAGCGGGACGTCGCGGTGCGCTTCACCGGCGGCGCCGCCCCGTTGGCGCTCCAGACCTGGGGCGAGTCGGCAGTGAAGAGCGACGACGGCTCGGTCAGCGTCCGCGTCTACCTCGCCGGGCTGAACTACATCGCGTCCTGGGTCCTGGGCTACGGGGGGGAGGCGGAGGTCATGGGCCCAGCGGCGCCGCGGGAGGCGCTTGCGAAGAGAGTCGCGGAGTTGCGGGGGGTCTACTCCACGAGTCAGGCTGGCTGA
- the dpdE gene encoding protein DpdE, whose protein sequence is MIGRKVVARSAVELGLGEIASSPDAKQFVQVDFYVGPVNKVSRRFPKQVLVPALIPAQTRCYFANSSATHLGRVLGVADGAAERAYAVHFPNGTERVLKETEFHVRSHLSGSDPVDTLAALAHESPYLFDRRNRWLREYFKQESATRGLIGLVSSKIELFPHQVEVVRRVLSDPTVRFLLADEVGLGKTIEAGAILRQLSLDAPDLKIEVFVPRPLVQQWTKELEDRFGILEAEVHEHEELKIQPATSAGVIVIDEAHRIVDDEFYRAVRARTHPKQTKHLLLLSATPVLHHEKQLLALLELLDPDQFRLEDLDSFCRQLEGRKDLGRTLLALSRTSQPAFILRHVRRCAELLPDDPVVTRIAAECAAAPKDTDRVSSLSSSLRIHLTESYRLHRRLLRTRRAVLLEEGDLQQRRVEQPPVADSAGTAFRDLWLALDEWRSQASAFAHEKGPETHKRLVREYLELAALVAARPGALPDAVKRRQPRFPAEAIALEQLAVHARRIPKDTRLRSLSEVLRKLDTGRWVGFLTDTKAVAETAQSLAKLWGGKIFTLTADHDPEECAETLDAFLSSSRALLLADHTAEEGLNLQSADGVFQLDLPFAPMRVEQRLGRLDRLDRVKLIRCFSFLSTTDSAVAFDAAWYEVLSKGLGVFRASVADLQFLVEKEVTRLSRLAFDGGPQALVAESAAIAARLDAEREAAAEQDILDGLYVGDLRKSAVWESIEEADQDEVEFGNALVDYCEDCLRLKAWKKDGGARAGVAIQFQRHKNEQDPLIPAEMLTALGMAATTPGTANRSLAAKRIDLELFRPGQVLVDEVRKIAEWDERGQAFAMWRKAPAFQEPRLVFRVTVRSQVRLQAVEERLEKMNWDPISRESLYRLLLSWVPTQETEVLLNSDGTGATEDVAHLCSLPYRNTSDINLGGKRAPTLTKLTGEAAWGTLCREMAQLARDAVHQSGRYQQQLMEGRRLAAEHFEMVLSRLRARAVRSGTTEPGPELQNQQTLRELVFGVLEHPSHEVDTIGVYVLSREPVCQR, encoded by the coding sequence GTGATCGGTCGGAAGGTTGTTGCACGCAGCGCAGTGGAACTGGGGTTGGGAGAGATCGCGTCTTCTCCCGACGCAAAGCAGTTCGTACAGGTCGACTTCTATGTCGGCCCCGTCAACAAAGTCTCCCGCCGATTCCCGAAGCAGGTCCTTGTCCCCGCACTTATTCCGGCCCAGACGCGCTGCTACTTCGCGAACTCGAGTGCTACTCACCTCGGTCGCGTCCTTGGGGTCGCGGACGGCGCGGCGGAGAGAGCCTACGCGGTCCATTTCCCGAACGGAACCGAGCGCGTTCTTAAGGAGACGGAGTTCCACGTCCGATCCCACCTGAGCGGTTCGGATCCTGTCGACACGCTCGCTGCCCTTGCTCACGAGTCGCCGTACCTGTTCGACCGACGAAACAGGTGGCTCCGGGAGTACTTCAAGCAGGAATCTGCCACTCGAGGACTCATCGGACTCGTATCATCGAAGATTGAACTGTTCCCGCATCAGGTCGAGGTCGTTCGGCGCGTTCTGAGCGATCCGACGGTCCGCTTTCTTCTGGCTGACGAGGTCGGACTCGGAAAGACCATCGAAGCAGGGGCGATTCTTCGGCAACTGAGTCTCGACGCCCCCGACCTGAAGATTGAAGTGTTTGTGCCGCGCCCACTAGTCCAACAGTGGACGAAAGAGCTCGAGGACCGATTCGGCATCCTCGAAGCGGAAGTTCACGAGCACGAAGAACTGAAGATCCAGCCCGCGACCTCGGCTGGGGTCATCGTTATCGACGAAGCACATCGGATCGTCGACGACGAATTCTATCGAGCAGTTCGCGCCCGTACCCATCCCAAGCAGACAAAGCACCTCCTCCTTCTTTCTGCAACTCCGGTCCTACACCACGAGAAGCAACTCCTCGCGCTGCTTGAACTGCTCGACCCCGACCAGTTCCGCCTGGAGGACCTGGACTCATTTTGCCGCCAACTTGAAGGAAGGAAGGACCTCGGTCGCACCCTCCTGGCCCTTTCGAGGACCTCTCAGCCCGCATTCATTCTTCGGCACGTGCGCCGGTGCGCCGAACTTCTGCCTGATGACCCTGTTGTCACGCGAATCGCCGCTGAATGCGCAGCGGCACCGAAGGACACAGATCGCGTCTCATCTCTGTCGTCGTCTCTTCGCATCCACCTGACAGAGAGCTATCGCCTTCATCGACGTCTGTTGCGCACGCGTCGCGCTGTGCTTCTCGAAGAAGGCGACCTGCAGCAACGTCGCGTCGAGCAACCGCCGGTCGCCGATTCCGCGGGAACGGCGTTTCGTGACCTGTGGCTTGCACTCGACGAATGGCGCAGCCAGGCATCGGCGTTCGCGCACGAGAAGGGTCCCGAAACTCACAAACGTCTCGTCCGGGAGTATCTGGAACTCGCCGCGCTCGTTGCAGCCCGCCCCGGTGCGCTACCCGATGCGGTGAAGCGTAGGCAGCCCAGGTTCCCAGCAGAAGCGATCGCTCTTGAGCAATTGGCCGTCCATGCGCGCCGGATCCCGAAGGACACCCGACTGCGCTCTCTGAGCGAAGTTCTGCGTAAACTCGACACAGGGCGTTGGGTGGGGTTCCTCACGGACACGAAAGCCGTTGCAGAGACCGCCCAGTCACTCGCGAAGCTTTGGGGAGGGAAGATCTTCACACTCACGGCCGATCACGACCCGGAGGAGTGCGCGGAAACGCTCGATGCGTTCCTCTCGTCCAGTCGTGCTCTTCTCTTGGCGGATCATACGGCCGAGGAAGGGCTCAATCTTCAGTCAGCGGATGGCGTCTTCCAGTTGGACCTACCGTTCGCGCCGATGCGCGTCGAACAGCGCCTCGGCCGCCTCGACCGCCTCGACCGAGTGAAACTGATCCGATGCTTCTCGTTCTTGTCGACCACGGACTCGGCCGTAGCCTTTGATGCAGCTTGGTACGAGGTGCTTAGCAAGGGCCTGGGCGTCTTCCGCGCGTCGGTTGCGGACCTTCAGTTCCTCGTCGAGAAGGAAGTCACTCGACTGTCTCGCCTCGCTTTTGATGGAGGACCTCAGGCACTCGTCGCAGAATCAGCTGCGATCGCCGCTCGACTCGATGCGGAGCGAGAGGCGGCGGCCGAGCAGGACATCCTTGATGGTCTCTACGTAGGTGACCTTCGGAAGTCTGCTGTGTGGGAATCGATCGAAGAGGCTGACCAGGATGAGGTCGAATTCGGCAACGCGCTCGTGGATTACTGTGAGGACTGCCTGCGTCTCAAGGCATGGAAGAAGGATGGTGGTGCACGGGCCGGTGTCGCTATTCAGTTCCAGCGTCACAAGAACGAACAGGATCCCCTGATTCCTGCGGAGATGCTGACGGCCCTTGGGATGGCCGCTACAACACCGGGGACGGCGAATCGCTCGCTCGCAGCGAAGCGTATCGATCTTGAACTGTTTCGCCCGGGCCAAGTGCTCGTAGATGAGGTCCGGAAGATCGCGGAGTGGGATGAACGCGGTCAGGCATTCGCGATGTGGCGCAAAGCACCTGCCTTCCAGGAACCCCGACTTGTTTTTCGCGTCACCGTCCGCTCGCAGGTGCGTCTTCAGGCGGTTGAGGAGCGGCTAGAGAAGATGAACTGGGACCCGATCTCGCGTGAGTCCCTATACCGCCTTCTGCTCAGTTGGGTTCCCACTCAGGAGACTGAGGTGCTCTTGAACTCGGACGGAACCGGCGCAACTGAAGATGTCGCTCACCTCTGCTCGCTTCCCTACCGGAACACCTCTGACATCAACCTGGGCGGGAAGCGCGCGCCCACCCTCACGAAACTCACCGGCGAAGCAGCGTGGGGCACGCTCTGCCGCGAAATGGCCCAACTGGCTCGTGATGCGGTTCACCAGAGTGGACGCTACCAGCAGCAACTGATGGAGGGGCGCCGCCTCGCCGCCGAGCATTTCGAGATGGTTCTTTCCCGGCTTCGCGCGCGGGCCGTCCGAAGCGGAACAACTGAACCGGGTCCAGAACTCCAGAACCAACAGACGCTCCGTGAACTCGTGTTCGGCGTTCTCGAGCATCCGTCACATGAAGTGGACACGATCGGAGTGTACGTCCTGTCTCGAGAACCGGTCTGTCAGCGATGA